One genomic window of Spiroplasma endosymbiont of Diplazon laetatorius includes the following:
- a CDS encoding DNA (cytosine-5-)-methyltransferase, protein MKEVKFIDLFAGIGGFHYALKAALKEIDKKNNPKCVFVSEIDDYAKKVYSINFNYNIDEIINIRDVKKSDIEDHDFLFAGFPCQTFSNAGKKMGFLDQIRGTLFFEIAEILSIKKPKYFILENVKHLVKHNNGETFNTIINTINDLGYLTTEKPVVISATQIGVPQKRERVYILGVRKDLVENKEFIDSPKPYSEIKYFSNEIVEKNVDEFYYGLVEEKVKIAIEAWGEFLKNVKPPKGRTMPVIWFDYLFTNIVERKKILNNSTISEWRKKYFRDMWEVYDDNSTYINKWRKKYNVDEWQAREKKFEWQAGIGNFDIKNSFIQLRQSGIRCRRKEDFPTLVAMVQTPLIFDDNRKKWRYLTPNETGKLQNFYKIRDEDIDLGFKSYSELFGRSQRHDFITQKQFGNSININVVKQLIIYILNNFWS, encoded by the coding sequence ATGAAAGAAGTTAAATTTATAGATCTTTTTGCTGGAATTGGTGGATTTCATTATGCTTTAAAAGCAGCCTTAAAAGAAATTGACAAAAAAAATAATCCAAAATGTGTATTTGTAAGTGAAATAGATGATTATGCAAAAAAAGTATATTCAATAAACTTTAATTACAATATAGATGAAATAATAAATATTAGAGACGTTAAAAAAAGTGATATAGAAGATCATGATTTTTTATTTGCAGGTTTTCCTTGTCAAACATTTTCAAATGCAGGGAAAAAAATGGGTTTTTTAGATCAAATTAGAGGGACTCTTTTTTTTGAAATAGCAGAAATATTATCAATAAAAAAACCAAAGTATTTTATACTTGAGAATGTTAAACATCTTGTAAAGCATAATAATGGTGAAACATTTAATACTATTATTAATACTATTAATGATTTGGGTTATTTAACAACTGAAAAACCTGTCGTAATATCTGCTACACAAATAGGGGTACCTCAAAAAAGAGAAAGAGTATATATTCTTGGTGTTAGAAAAGATTTGGTTGAAAATAAAGAGTTTATAGATTCACCTAAACCATATTCGGAAATAAAATACTTTAGTAATGAAATAGTAGAAAAAAACGTAGATGAATTTTACTATGGTTTAGTAGAAGAAAAAGTAAAAATAGCAATAGAGGCATGGGGAGAGTTTTTAAAAAATGTAAAACCGCCAAAAGGAAGAACTATGCCTGTTATATGATTTGATTATTTATTTACAAATATAGTTGAAAGAAAAAAAATACTTAATAACAGCACTATTTCTGAATGAAGGAAGAAATACTTTAGAGATATGTGGGAAGTATATGATGATAATTCAACATATATTAATAAATGAAGAAAAAAATATAATGTAGATGAATGACAAGCTAGAGAAAAAAAATTTGAGTGACAAGCAGGTATTGGAAATTTTGACATAAAAAACTCTTTTATTCAATTGAGACAGTCTGGTATTAGATGCAGAAGAAAAGAAGATTTTCCAACTCTTGTTGCAATGGTACAAACACCTTTGATATTTGATGATAATAGAAAAAAGTGAAGATATTTAACTCCTAATGAAACTGGGAAATTACAAAATTTCTATAAAATTAGAGATGAAGATATTGATTTAGGTTTTAAATCTTATTCAGAATTATTTGGACGTTCGCAGAGACATGACTTTATTACTCAAAAACAATTTGGAAACTCAATAAATATAAATGTTGTGAAACAATTAATCATTTATATATTAAATAATTTTTGAAGTTAG
- a CDS encoding Z1 domain-containing protein translates to MSDFISNFKKVYIPKIGEEGTLEILEKAQDIVGECIDDNLITKNNVGVIVGKVQSGKTSNFLGVISVAFERGFDTVIILGGWDKTLLKQNFIRAKEVFGNFKRKGEIKQLSKVFKTEIFDKPENITEGSDANFFDPEENKKAIVTILKQIKHLEKTINSIIKNKDIFDKRKVLIIDDEGDQASLDGNFTKREKGKEQTKINKQVTELTKNLKNFAYLTVTATPYANLLLEKQELLSPKFIKLTKPGKGYCGLEEFHLSETNKYIEIINDINGELFEDERYEMESPDSLKRSISYFLCCIIDHLKKGTPLKKYEMLIHIERVTKKQSTIRSQLNKMLSEYREYSQDEQDIDFLMFKDFINEGFRMLFNRELDFSNQEDKEFIQKFKDILGEVHIRLINGTKDALKIQEIEDNYIIYIGSDLLQRGVTLENLIVTYITRIANKNNADTVLQRARWFGYRKKILDYIKIFTTEPLKEMYLMIANLEEKLWQELEQFEAGDTDIDTFLGNLLFSLPKEERITRPNVIKTRYICIKKWQTQNIFHDTNNLEWDYESKLRTEGREEIYGKSVNSKYIEYADWEEFSKNENIEQFILNKIDVDYSQLLKGKNYKTKKVKTILIRSDQDEQVRTLHGEKDIFTLSAAGKRSDEKFDEDKYFGDSNLQKYSSNEDKILIVIYKIRFKKNGEKLPNEQLAYNVYFPGIEVEGYARG, encoded by the coding sequence ATGAGTGATTTTATAAGTAACTTTAAAAAAGTTTATATTCCAAAAATTGGAGAAGAAGGAACATTAGAAATTCTTGAAAAAGCTCAAGACATTGTTGGTGAGTGTATAGATGATAACTTAATTACAAAAAATAATGTTGGAGTTATCGTTGGAAAGGTACAGTCTGGAAAAACTTCAAATTTTTTAGGAGTTATTTCTGTTGCTTTTGAAAGGGGATTTGATACTGTTATTATCCTTGGTGGTTGAGACAAAACTTTGCTTAAACAGAACTTTATAAGAGCAAAGGAGGTTTTTGGTAATTTCAAAAGAAAAGGTGAAATAAAACAATTAAGTAAGGTTTTTAAAACGGAAATATTTGATAAACCTGAAAATATAACAGAAGGATCTGATGCCAATTTTTTTGATCCAGAAGAAAACAAAAAGGCAATCGTAACTATTTTAAAACAAATAAAACACCTGGAAAAAACTATTAATTCAATAATTAAAAATAAGGATATTTTTGACAAGAGAAAAGTGCTTATTATTGATGATGAAGGTGATCAAGCTAGTTTGGATGGTAATTTTACAAAAAGAGAAAAAGGTAAGGAACAAACAAAAATAAATAAGCAAGTTACAGAGCTTACTAAAAACTTAAAAAATTTTGCCTATCTTACAGTTACTGCGACACCTTATGCCAATTTGCTTCTTGAAAAACAAGAGTTACTTTCTCCTAAATTTATTAAATTAACTAAACCAGGAAAAGGATACTGTGGTCTAGAAGAATTCCACTTAAGCGAAACGAATAAATATATTGAGATAATAAATGACATCAATGGAGAATTGTTTGAAGATGAAAGATATGAAATGGAATCTCCAGATTCATTGAAAAGATCTATATCATATTTTTTGTGTTGTATCATTGATCATTTAAAAAAAGGCACACCACTAAAAAAATATGAAATGCTTATTCATATTGAAAGAGTAACTAAAAAACAGTCAACAATAAGAAGTCAACTAAACAAAATGCTTAGTGAATATAGGGAATATTCTCAAGATGAACAAGACATAGATTTTCTTATGTTTAAAGACTTTATAAATGAAGGATTTAGAATGCTCTTTAATAGGGAATTAGATTTTTCAAATCAGGAAGATAAAGAATTTATTCAAAAGTTCAAAGATATACTTGGTGAAGTTCATATTCGTTTAATAAACGGAACGAAAGATGCGCTTAAAATACAAGAAATAGAGGATAATTACATTATATATATTGGTTCTGATTTGCTACAGCGAGGGGTTACTTTGGAAAATTTAATTGTAACTTACATAACTAGAATAGCAAATAAAAATAATGCAGATACTGTTTTACAAAGAGCTAGATGATTTGGTTATAGAAAAAAAATATTAGATTATATAAAGATTTTCACCACCGAACCTTTAAAGGAAATGTACCTTATGATTGCTAATTTAGAAGAAAAATTATGACAGGAACTTGAGCAATTTGAAGCTGGAGATACAGATATAGACACTTTTCTTGGTAATTTATTGTTTTCTTTGCCAAAAGAGGAGAGAATAACAAGACCAAATGTAATTAAAACAAGATACATATGTATCAAAAAGTGACAAACACAAAATATATTTCATGATACAAATAACTTAGAATGAGATTACGAGTCAAAACTTAGAACTGAAGGTAGAGAAGAAATTTATGGTAAAAGTGTTAATAGTAAATATATTGAATATGCAGATTGAGAAGAGTTCTCAAAAAACGAGAATATTGAACAATTTATTCTAAACAAAATTGACGTTGATTACTCTCAGTTACTAAAAGGTAAAAACTATAAAACTAAGAAAGTTAAAACAATCTTAATCAGATCAGATCAAGATGAGCAAGTACGTACCTTACATGGTGAAAAAGATATATTCACTCTTTCTGCTGCTGGTAAAAGAAGTGATGAAAAATTTGATGAAGATAAATATTTTGGTGATTCAAATCTTCAAAAATATTCATCTAATGAAGATAAAATTCTTATTGTCATTTATAAAATAAGATTCAAAAAAAATGGAGAGAAATTGCCAAATGAGCAATTAGCATATAATGTTTACTTTCCTGGGATAG
- a CDS encoding nicotinate-nucleotide adenylyltransferase, with protein MKRIALFGGSFDPVHTDHINIIKSCKLNLNFDEVWVVPAYVNPFKALSTSSVTQRLEMLKLATKDLDYVKIETYEISKQTSSFTYDTVKYFKSKYPELNFSFIMGSDQLDNFEKWDHFEQLIEELDFKVFLRTKDFNQDIVSKYNLETFEFENNHLSSTKIRNLEDLHLQIKEVNDYVNNNLMYLHERVESKMDEKRYFHSLNVGQMAMELARLNNVDLNKAQIAGTLHDVVKRWSEQDMISCLEQNNKELLNEPSPVWHSFVGAYHLEKDWLFSDKEIINAVYNHTVGSKDMTVLDMIVFCADKISAERTYEGVENLRALVKSDLLTGFKELLKNQYEVAINKHSLDSIGKSLIESYNYWVKGEN; from the coding sequence ATGAAAAGAATAGCTTTATTTGGAGGAAGTTTTGATCCTGTCCATACAGATCATATAAACATAATTAAAAGCTGTAAGTTAAACTTAAACTTTGATGAAGTTTGAGTTGTACCTGCATATGTTAATCCTTTTAAAGCACTTTCAACTTCAAGTGTTACACAAAGATTAGAAATGTTAAAACTTGCAACCAAAGATTTAGATTATGTAAAAATTGAAACTTATGAAATATCTAAACAAACTTCAAGTTTTACATATGATACTGTTAAGTATTTTAAATCAAAATACCCTGAACTAAACTTCTCATTTATTATGGGCTCTGATCAATTAGATAACTTTGAAAAATGAGATCACTTTGAACAATTAATAGAAGAGTTAGACTTTAAAGTCTTTTTAAGAACAAAAGACTTTAACCAAGATATTGTTTCTAAATATAATTTAGAAACATTTGAATTTGAAAACAATCACTTAAGTTCAACAAAAATTAGAAACTTAGAAGACTTACATTTACAAATAAAAGAAGTAAATGATTATGTAAATAATAATTTAATGTATTTACACGAAAGAGTAGAAAGTAAAATGGATGAAAAAAGATACTTTCATTCATTAAATGTTGGACAAATGGCAATGGAACTTGCCAGACTAAATAATGTTGATTTAAACAAAGCTCAAATAGCAGGAACACTTCATGATGTTGTAAAACGCTGAAGTGAACAAGATATGATATCTTGCTTAGAACAAAACAATAAAGAACTTTTAAATGAACCTTCTCCAGTATGACATTCATTTGTAGGAGCATATCATTTAGAAAAAGATTGATTATTTAGTGATAAAGAAATAATAAATGCAGTTTATAATCATACTGTCGGATCGAAAGATATGACAGTATTAGATATGATTGTTTTTTGTGCAGATAAAATATCTGCAGAAAGAACCTATGAAGGTGTTGAGAACCTTAGAGCACTTGTTAAATCTGATTTACTAACAGGATTTAAAGAACTGTTAAAAAATCAATATGAAGTGGCTATTAATAAACATTCACTTGATTCTATAGGTAAATCACTTATAGAATCTTATAACTATTGAGTAAAAGGGGAAAATTAA
- a CDS encoding ATP-binding protein, which produces MENKYELDFRPDTSIYATYKRLSYTQPYALAEFVDNSTASFFEKKAEIQQYYKNNDKEYKLKIYILYTNSGKDSTLQIVDNAYGMELENFKRAVILGKPPKNKGGRNEFGMGLKTAATWFSDKWTVESSKLGSKKKYRVVMDIEKISKESPDFIPIDVEDEITSKHYTKITLENLNKPIRTKNQKENLVNLLTGIYRRDIRSNDIQIVYAELKDKKMMDYSGIEYEKLSLVPALKFEDVEPRVVQPGEIEGIVRPTVCTKTIDGSFEFEGEIYPVKGFVGIRKEGSRSKAGFTLFRRGRAIIGGFENNYRPKEVFGDQSSFSYQRLYGELDLDTFPANQAKDGFSWDDGLEDAFKNFIARETAKLKSWSMILRKVEPSPISKISSNEIKNSNDQIMKMLGNDVQKIISANNKKEYELASHEFDGNQKKVNDDREESVKELDNIMYLEKGKKLKMTIDDNQKPKDWITIKRIDDAKGYFEVVIHIEHQFFKPYTEMPDFIIFIKTFSFAYVAAIIKLRTESIDSKVDPLKITKVINSYLLNYIENN; this is translated from the coding sequence ATGGAAAATAAATATGAATTAGACTTTAGACCAGACACAAGTATATATGCCACATATAAAAGGTTGAGTTATACACAACCATATGCATTAGCTGAATTCGTGGACAACTCAACGGCAAGTTTTTTTGAAAAAAAAGCTGAGATCCAACAGTACTATAAAAATAATGATAAAGAATATAAATTAAAGATTTATATTCTTTATACTAATTCTGGTAAAGATTCTACTTTGCAAATAGTTGACAACGCTTACGGTATGGAATTGGAAAACTTTAAAAGAGCTGTAATACTTGGTAAACCACCTAAAAATAAAGGTGGTAGAAACGAATTTGGAATGGGTTTAAAAACTGCGGCCACTTGATTTAGTGATAAATGAACAGTTGAGTCTTCTAAATTAGGATCGAAAAAAAAATATAGAGTTGTAATGGATATTGAGAAAATTTCTAAAGAAAGTCCTGATTTTATACCTATTGATGTAGAAGACGAAATAACCTCAAAACACTATACAAAAATCACTTTAGAAAATTTGAATAAACCAATAAGGACAAAAAATCAAAAAGAAAATCTTGTTAATTTGTTAACTGGTATATATAGAAGAGACATAAGGAGTAATGATATTCAAATAGTTTATGCAGAGTTAAAAGATAAAAAAATGATGGATTATAGTGGTATTGAATATGAAAAATTATCTCTTGTTCCAGCATTGAAATTTGAAGATGTCGAACCCAGAGTTGTTCAACCTGGTGAAATTGAAGGAATAGTAAGACCTACAGTCTGTACAAAAACTATTGATGGATCTTTTGAATTTGAAGGAGAAATATATCCGGTCAAGGGATTTGTGGGTATTCGTAAGGAAGGTTCAAGAAGTAAAGCAGGATTTACACTTTTCAGAAGAGGTAGAGCAATTATAGGTGGTTTTGAAAATAACTATAGACCTAAAGAAGTGTTTGGTGATCAAAGTAGTTTCTCATATCAAAGACTATATGGGGAATTAGATTTAGACACTTTCCCTGCAAATCAAGCTAAAGATGGATTTAGTTGAGATGATGGTTTAGAGGATGCGTTTAAAAATTTTATAGCTAGAGAAACAGCAAAATTAAAATCTTGATCTATGATTTTGAGAAAAGTTGAACCATCTCCTATATCTAAAATATCTTCTAACGAAATAAAAAACTCTAATGATCAAATTATGAAAATGCTTGGAAATGATGTACAGAAAATAATAAGTGCAAACAATAAGAAAGAATATGAACTAGCATCACATGAATTTGATGGTAACCAAAAAAAAGTTAATGACGATAGAGAAGAAAGTGTAAAAGAATTAGACAATATAATGTATTTGGAAAAAGGCAAAAAACTAAAAATGACTATAGATGATAACCAAAAACCAAAAGACTGAATAACTATAAAAAGAATTGATGATGCAAAAGGTTATTTTGAAGTTGTTATTCACATAGAACACCAGTTCTTTAAACCTTATACAGAAATGCCTGATTTTATAATATTTATTAAGACTTTCTCTTTTGCATACGTTGCTGCAATTATCAAATTAAGAACTGAGTCAATAGATTCAAAAGTTGACCCATTAAAAATAACAAAAGTAATTAATAGTTATCTATTAAACTATATTGAAAATAACTAA
- a CDS encoding class I SAM-dependent methyltransferase: protein MENHYKKISSLIYNSTKPPGTSIDKDLEFYKSQLLPIEGKVLEAGVGNGRLFIPLLKYKVDIVGIDKSQEMIDICKENLEKENLQADLICDDLEKYVSEDTYEYIIVPNASFNLLESRQKALKVLENFYTSLTNNGTLIIDLILPIEFKSGSFHEFTHTINNKQIVVKNLAKEINWVEQYTINQIDYFIGDQLQESQEFKLSWYGTQEFCEILSSKGFKDGTFIIIYGSKINLNVKTITFIFKK, encoded by the coding sequence ATGGAAAATCATTACAAGAAAATAAGCAGTTTAATATACAACTCAACAAAACCTCCAGGAACAAGTATTGACAAAGATCTTGAATTTTACAAATCTCAATTACTTCCAATAGAAGGAAAAGTTCTTGAAGCTGGAGTTGGAAATGGAAGGTTATTTATACCTTTATTAAAATACAAAGTAGACATAGTTGGAATAGACAAATCTCAAGAAATGATAGATATTTGTAAAGAAAACTTAGAAAAAGAAAACTTACAAGCCGACTTAATTTGTGATGATTTAGAAAAATATGTAAGTGAAGATACTTATGAATATATAATAGTTCCTAATGCAAGTTTTAACTTATTAGAATCAAGACAAAAAGCTTTAAAAGTTTTAGAAAACTTTTATACATCTTTAACTAATAATGGAACTCTTATAATTGATTTAATACTTCCAATAGAATTCAAATCAGGAAGTTTTCATGAGTTTACTCATACAATAAATAATAAACAAATAGTTGTTAAAAACTTAGCAAAAGAAATTAATTGAGTAGAACAATACACAATTAATCAAATTGATTATTTTATAGGTGATCAATTGCAAGAAAGCCAAGAATTTAAATTATCTTGATATGGAACACAAGAATTTTGTGAAATCCTTTCTTCAAAAGGATTTAAAGATGGTACATTTATAATTATTTATGGAAGTAAGATAAACTTAAATGTAAAAACAATTACATTTATATTTAAAAAATAA
- a CDS encoding HNH endonuclease signature motif containing protein codes for MGIYKNIVDGLEIEENVNVFDERQKKSRVFFDIFIKSLYKRVKMSTLNFKSDSKKLSENYLKFEFQNKNYFINIVYLKNSGIFGNSNKRFQVKKKLFEDNSINSYFALLNIGEETLFFITSDISEFIKRYKNNSNKKDQSYSSYWVSYEDICNFVLKNTNIEFFVDHKGTIFSKNLEVLIDAYLSGNVITNKKNVIENFEDIENDDFFDYVKLIEESIEDFDQKNIMSVDYNNKLKRDSKIVSDFLIANQFCRACSTKSTFTKKNELIQYFEVHHFIPYNNKTQMNFIKTLDSKINLVTLCPNCHKKIHLSSKEEQEKLIRDIAEKIVTDEFKDVYPEYNIEKLIKWYQDLFKRG; via the coding sequence ATGGGAATTTATAAAAATATAGTAGATGGTTTAGAAATTGAAGAAAATGTAAATGTATTTGATGAAAGACAAAAAAAATCAAGAGTTTTTTTTGACATATTTATAAAATCATTATATAAAAGAGTTAAAATGAGTACTCTTAATTTTAAATCTGACTCTAAAAAGTTATCTGAAAACTATTTAAAATTTGAATTTCAAAATAAAAATTACTTTATTAATATTGTTTATCTAAAAAACTCAGGTATATTTGGAAATAGCAATAAGAGATTTCAAGTTAAAAAGAAACTTTTTGAAGATAATTCTATAAATTCTTATTTTGCTCTTTTGAATATAGGTGAGGAAACTTTATTTTTTATTACTTCCGATATAAGTGAATTTATAAAAAGATATAAAAATAATTCAAATAAAAAAGATCAAAGTTATTCATCTTATTGAGTTAGTTATGAAGATATATGCAACTTTGTTTTAAAAAACACTAATATTGAATTTTTTGTCGATCATAAGGGAACAATATTTTCAAAAAATTTAGAAGTTCTTATTGATGCTTACTTAAGTGGTAACGTAATTACAAACAAAAAAAATGTAATTGAAAATTTTGAGGATATAGAAAATGATGATTTTTTTGATTATGTAAAATTAATTGAAGAATCTATTGAGGACTTTGATCAGAAAAATATTATGAGTGTGGATTACAATAATAAACTTAAAAGAGATAGCAAAATAGTTTCTGATTTTTTGATTGCAAATCAATTTTGTAGAGCTTGTTCAACAAAGTCTACTTTCACTAAAAAAAATGAATTAATTCAGTATTTTGAGGTTCACCATTTTATACCTTATAACAACAAGACACAAATGAATTTTATAAAAACACTAGACTCAAAAATCAATTTAGTAACTCTATGTCCTAATTGTCATAAAAAAATACACCTTTCTTCAAAAGAGGAACAAGAAAAACTTATAAGAGATATAGCGGAAAAAATAGTTACAGATGAATTTAAAGATGTCTATCCTGAATATAATATAGAAAAACTGATAAAATGATATCAAGACTTATTTAAAAGGGGTTAG
- the dcm gene encoding DNA (cytosine-5-)-methyltransferase: MKFINLFSGIGSFNYAMKKFDGECVWSCEKNSYSLETYKKNFGITASKDIRNINVKEIPDHDILLCSLPSKTFNKTTEKSWYEYSDTDLLFEMTKVIEAKSPKYFLFENIKNLAVNEKGNTWKELKSIFKKLGYVTTEKPLLLSPHHFGIPYAKVSSYVVEIKKEFVKENSLEINFKRKVSKKKNSIENIFNNSDEFDFKTYEITPNEKIILDAWNEFKKNVNMENVDFPIWIDYFKTASRIVQQMPLSKQSVINKNKDLYIKNIKFVDSWLAKNYDILRNKSSYRKLDWKSNTDIKNIYDGLIQIKASGIKIQKPNVVQTTNTISEVPIYGPFKRRLTLRECSRLASLPEDFQINKNIKQAYKQLKNTVNVTVVEKILEKLFEYK; encoded by the coding sequence ATGAAATTTATAAATTTATTTTCAGGAATTGGTTCATTTAATTATGCAATGAAAAAATTTGATGGTGAATGTGTTTGAAGTTGTGAAAAAAACAGTTATAGCTTAGAAACTTATAAAAAGAACTTTGGAATAACTGCAAGTAAGGATATTAGAAACATAAATGTAAAAGAAATACCAGATCACGATATTCTTTTATGTTCTCTTCCTTCGAAAACATTTAATAAAACAACAGAAAAAAGCTGATATGAATACAGTGATACTGACTTATTATTTGAAATGACAAAAGTTATTGAAGCTAAAAGTCCTAAATATTTCTTATTTGAAAACATTAAAAACTTAGCAGTTAATGAAAAAGGAAATACTTGAAAAGAATTAAAATCAATCTTTAAAAAATTAGGATATGTAACAACTGAAAAGCCATTACTTTTAAGTCCTCATCATTTTGGAATACCTTATGCAAAGGTAAGTTCTTATGTTGTTGAAATTAAAAAAGAATTTGTGAAAGAAAATAGTTTAGAAATTAACTTTAAAAGAAAAGTTTCAAAGAAAAAGAATAGTATTGAAAACATATTTAATAACTCAGATGAATTTGATTTTAAAACATATGAAATAACACCTAATGAAAAAATTATTTTAGATGCTTGAAATGAATTTAAAAAAAACGTAAATATGGAAAATGTTGATTTTCCAATATGAATTGATTATTTTAAAACAGCAAGTAGAATAGTTCAACAAATGCCTTTATCAAAACAAAGTGTAATTAACAAAAACAAAGATTTATATATTAAAAATATTAAGTTTGTTGATTCTTGATTGGCTAAAAACTATGACATATTAAGAAATAAATCTTCTTATAGAAAACTTGATTGAAAATCAAATACAGATATCAAAAATATTTATGATGGATTAATTCAAATTAAAGCTTCTGGTATTAAAATTCAAAAGCCAAATGTTGTTCAAACAACAAACACTATTTCAGAAGTTCCAATTTATGGACCTTTTAAAAGAAGATTAACTTTAAGAGAATGTTCAAGATTAGCTAGTCTTCCAGAAGACTTTCAAATAAACAAAAACATCAAACAAGCTTATAAACAATTAAAAAATACAGTTAATGTAACTGTAGTTGAAAAAATACTTGAAAAACTTTTTGAATACAAATAA
- a CDS encoding ROK family protein, which produces MKLAVDIGGTSIRFALIDNNKIINKKVIDTDGNNMKKNLQEIKETVDSWNHSIDYIGVCCPGPLDLKTGTILITYNLPDWNQKCVLQEFKDLFNVENVKINNDGNVAALGQYTIRKDLHSLLYFTISTGIGAGFVSEGKIFSGYSGTALEIANALPIWNSENVQRSGIEFQASGKNICLQLNKLGVQVIDTHQAFELYKSKENEIVNSFFKDIEEKLVSLISSSIYFLNPEIIVIGGSVAMKNQDFVEQIMEKVWKTTEDIFYKTNFEFAIDLEDSTLLGCCEM; this is translated from the coding sequence ATGAAATTAGCTGTTGATATTGGTGGAACTTCAATAAGATTTGCATTAATAGACAATAACAAAATAATAAACAAAAAAGTTATTGATACTGATGGAAATAACATGAAAAAAAACTTACAAGAAATAAAAGAAACAGTTGATTCTTGAAACCATTCAATAGACTATATTGGTGTTTGTTGTCCTGGACCATTAGACTTAAAAACTGGAACCATTTTAATAACTTATAATTTACCTGATTGAAATCAAAAATGTGTTTTACAAGAATTTAAAGATTTATTTAATGTAGAAAATGTAAAAATAAACAATGATGGAAATGTAGCTGCTTTAGGTCAATATACTATAAGAAAAGATTTACATTCACTTTTATACTTTACAATTTCAACAGGAATTGGAGCTGGTTTTGTAAGTGAAGGCAAAATCTTTTCTGGATATAGTGGAACTGCACTTGAAATAGCAAATGCACTTCCGATTTGAAACAGTGAAAATGTGCAAAGAAGTGGAATAGAGTTTCAAGCAAGTGGCAAAAACATTTGTTTACAATTAAATAAACTTGGAGTACAAGTAATTGATACTCACCAAGCTTTTGAATTATACAAATCAAAAGAAAATGAAATAGTTAATAGTTTCTTTAAAGATATTGAAGAAAAATTAGTTAGTTTAATATCTTCTTCAATTTACTTTTTAAATCCAGAAATCATAGTAATTGGTGGAAGTGTTGCTATGAAAAACCAAGACTTTGTTGAACAAATTATGGAAAAAGTTTGAAAAACAACAGAAGATATTTTTTATAAAACTAATTTTGAATTTGCTATTGATCTAGAGGATTCAACTTTATTAGGATGTTGTGAAATGTAG
- a CDS encoding 5'-methylthioadenosine/S-adenosylhomocysteine nucleosidase: MKNYAILFAMKEEAQALIDELNAELLENESFEIYKKDNIYIAISKVGLINASTCFAYVNAKNEIDLFINAGLVGTFSQQLSLLEPVVVENSYLGNADATGFGYKLGQIPGMEPFYTSNKELLDSFNEYKRVDICSSDTFINSHDQINKIIKPLSENITVFDMECFGFYQAAHIFKRPLISLKVISDHIDNGCNELQFSQILQQGSVKISEILLQHLK, translated from the coding sequence ATGAAAAATTATGCTATTTTATTTGCCATGAAAGAAGAAGCTCAAGCACTTATTGATGAGCTTAATGCTGAATTATTAGAAAATGAAAGTTTTGAAATATATAAAAAAGACAATATTTATATAGCAATATCAAAAGTAGGATTAATAAATGCATCAACTTGTTTTGCATATGTAAATGCAAAAAATGAAATTGACTTGTTTATAAATGCAGGGTTAGTTGGTACATTTTCACAACAATTATCTTTATTAGAACCAGTTGTTGTTGAAAACTCATATTTAGGAAATGCTGATGCAACTGGATTTGGTTATAAATTAGGACAAATTCCTGGTATGGAACCATTCTATACTTCAAACAAAGAACTTTTGGATTCATTTAATGAATATAAAAGAGTAGATATTTGTTCAAGTGATACTTTTATAAATTCACACGATCAAATAAACAAAATAATAAAACCTTTAAGTGAAAATATTACAGTATTTGATATGGAGTGTTTTGGATTTTACCAAGCAGCACATATCTTTAAAAGACCTTTAATATCTCTTAAAGTAATAAGTGATCACATTGATAATGGATGTAATGAATTACAATTTAGCCAAATACTACAACAAGGTAGTGTTAAGATAAGTGAAATTTTATTGCAACATTTAAAGTAA